In Acidimicrobiales bacterium, the following are encoded in one genomic region:
- a CDS encoding 1-acyl-sn-glycerol-3-phosphate acyltransferase — translation MHGYPDGPDPTEERSLLRIQARVAWFMRILTTVDVGERPPAPPGPAIHAANHRSMADLLLSTCTFSTWGWPIRPLVAVSYFERPLIGWLLRKLRCIPVEGTEALDLAAEALRDGWSIAIMPEGRIVPEEEWAETGVGRSHLGIGRLAIDTGLPVVANGASGTEKLWPRGRSLPFFRPWRRVPLVLRSEVVGVVESKRAREATDQVMAAVVRCVATSDRIAGRTV, via the coding sequence ATGCACGGCTATCCCGACGGACCAGACCCCACCGAGGAGCGCTCCCTCCTGCGGATCCAGGCCAGGGTGGCGTGGTTCATGCGGATACTGACCACCGTCGATGTCGGGGAGCGGCCCCCCGCTCCTCCTGGACCGGCCATCCACGCTGCGAACCACCGGAGCATGGCCGACCTCCTTCTCTCAACGTGCACGTTTAGCACCTGGGGTTGGCCCATCCGCCCCTTGGTCGCCGTTTCTTACTTTGAACGGCCGCTGATCGGTTGGTTGCTGAGAAAGCTGCGTTGCATACCTGTAGAGGGCACCGAGGCTCTGGACCTTGCCGCTGAAGCACTCCGCGACGGATGGTCTATCGCCATCATGCCCGAGGGCCGGATTGTTCCCGAGGAGGAATGGGCCGAGACCGGCGTTGGTCGGTCCCACCTGGGGATTGGTCGCCTCGCCATTGACACCGGGCTTCCGGTGGTGGCCAACGGGGCCAGTGGAACCGAAAAGCTCTGGCCTCGGGGACGGTCCCTCCCGTTCTTCCGGCCCTGGCGGCGGGTACCGCTGGTCCTGCGTAGTGAGGTGGTCGGGGTGGTGGAGTCCAAACGAGCCCGCGAAGCCACAGACCAGGTCATGGCGGCGGTGGTTCGATGCGTGGCCACCTCGGACCGGATCGCCGGAAGAACTGTCTGA
- a CDS encoding 2Fe-2S iron-sulfur cluster-binding protein, translating to MSNRLVAQPGEIIDRSTSLSFTWNGKSITGYQGDTIASAIAASGVDVFGRSMKYHRKRGILTADHWDPNLFVQVGDEPNVRAGSRRLEAGMVVSTQNVWPSLEFDLGAANQLVGRFLSSGFYYKTFMRPKFLWPLYQKVLKKFAPGGRIHWETSTHGAYDKRYVHPDVLVAGGGPAGMGAALAAADNGASVLLVEQYDDLGGHLLWGDEAQRAQGADLAAACRTNGNIEVLVDSTVTGRYDHNWISIMQRSHDIAPERLIKARAGVMVVAPGLVERPYVFAGNDTPGVILSGAARRLINLWAVKPGNRAVVMSANADGDAAVADLERVGVEVVAVLDARKGEGIVSAEGKSRVSKVVLSDGRTVNADLVVTATGWTAPTSLLNMAGDRPVYDATSARYFSNSLPSNILATGGITGDGSTAELEVHGRATGALAANRALRRRHDRVAQTTRSNGPTWDKPAEMVDSRTPLTRAPHPECYRSTTHGMVDFSEDVSSKDLIQASKEGFDSIELMKRYTTVTMGPSQGKLETVNAAAVLAEANQVSMAEIGTTVWRPPFAPITLGALAGRIHEPVRRSALQDWHDAHGASPLLAGQWVRPDHYGDPMGEANNVRNNVGLIDVTPLGKLDLRGPDVSKLLELVYVNKWSKLDIGRVRYGTMVAEDGVVSDDGVTGRLGEYHWLMTCTSSGAGAVWEMLEDWLQTYRPEWQVHVTAVTGGLTSINVAGPHSRTLLERIVEGVDLSADAFPYFSVRQGTVAGVSDCIIWRIGFTGELSYEVHVPSGHALHVWEELLTQGEDLGCRPFGVEAQRILRLEKGHYIVGQDTDGLSKAPTAGLGGLVKLDKPDTIGLPELKAAYERTDLPILVGVQTDDPEIVPEEAAQIVDGGSNTILGRITSSRMSPTLGRSVCLAQVDPSLAAAGSSITVLLADGRRVTATVQEHHAHVDPEGARQRV from the coding sequence ATGAGTAACCGACTTGTCGCCCAACCGGGCGAGATCATTGACCGGTCCACGAGCCTTTCGTTCACCTGGAACGGAAAATCCATCACCGGTTACCAGGGTGACACCATCGCCTCGGCGATTGCGGCCAGTGGAGTCGATGTCTTCGGCCGCAGTATGAAGTACCACCGCAAGCGCGGCATTCTTACCGCCGACCACTGGGACCCAAATCTGTTCGTACAGGTTGGCGACGAGCCCAATGTCCGGGCCGGTAGCCGCCGCCTGGAAGCCGGCATGGTGGTCAGCACCCAGAACGTGTGGCCCAGCCTCGAGTTTGACCTCGGTGCTGCGAACCAGTTGGTTGGACGGTTCCTGTCCTCAGGCTTCTACTACAAGACCTTTATGCGTCCGAAGTTTCTGTGGCCGCTGTACCAAAAGGTCCTAAAGAAGTTTGCACCAGGTGGCCGAATTCACTGGGAAACCAGCACGCATGGTGCCTACGACAAGCGGTACGTCCACCCGGACGTCCTTGTAGCAGGTGGTGGCCCGGCCGGCATGGGCGCGGCTCTGGCAGCTGCCGACAACGGTGCTTCGGTCCTCCTCGTCGAGCAGTACGACGACCTCGGTGGACACCTGCTGTGGGGTGACGAGGCCCAACGGGCACAGGGTGCGGACCTTGCTGCAGCCTGCCGCACCAACGGCAACATCGAGGTGCTGGTCGACTCGACGGTGACCGGTCGCTACGACCACAACTGGATTTCCATCATGCAGCGAAGCCACGACATTGCCCCGGAACGGCTTATCAAGGCCCGAGCTGGAGTAATGGTCGTGGCGCCCGGCCTGGTGGAGCGTCCGTACGTGTTCGCAGGCAACGACACCCCAGGTGTCATTCTCTCCGGCGCCGCCCGGCGGCTCATCAATCTCTGGGCCGTTAAGCCAGGGAACAGAGCCGTGGTCATGAGCGCCAATGCTGATGGGGATGCAGCGGTAGCCGACCTGGAGCGGGTTGGCGTAGAGGTCGTTGCCGTGCTGGACGCCCGCAAGGGCGAAGGCATTGTGTCGGCGGAAGGTAAGAGCCGCGTGTCCAAGGTTGTATTAAGCGACGGGCGGACCGTTAACGCCGACCTGGTGGTCACCGCCACAGGCTGGACCGCCCCCACTTCGCTGCTCAACATGGCCGGCGACAGGCCCGTCTACGACGCCACGTCAGCTAGATACTTCTCCAATTCGCTTCCCAGCAACATCCTGGCTACCGGTGGTATCACTGGTGATGGGTCGACTGCCGAATTGGAAGTTCATGGTCGGGCCACTGGTGCGTTGGCAGCCAACCGTGCACTGCGGCGTCGCCATGACCGGGTGGCTCAGACGACCAGGTCGAACGGCCCCACCTGGGACAAGCCAGCCGAAATGGTAGACAGCCGGACTCCTTTAACCCGTGCGCCGCACCCAGAGTGCTACCGGAGTACAACCCACGGCATGGTCGACTTCTCCGAGGACGTTTCCTCCAAGGACCTCATCCAGGCCTCCAAGGAGGGTTTCGACTCCATCGAACTCATGAAGCGGTACACCACCGTGACGATGGGCCCGTCGCAGGGCAAGCTGGAGACGGTCAACGCCGCCGCCGTGTTGGCTGAGGCCAACCAGGTGTCTATGGCCGAGATTGGCACAACTGTGTGGCGGCCTCCCTTCGCCCCCATCACGCTTGGTGCGTTGGCCGGTCGAATCCACGAGCCGGTGCGCCGATCAGCTCTCCAAGACTGGCACGACGCCCACGGCGCCTCACCGCTCCTCGCCGGCCAGTGGGTCCGTCCTGACCATTACGGCGACCCCATGGGCGAAGCCAACAACGTGCGGAACAACGTCGGCCTCATTGACGTAACCCCGCTGGGAAAGCTGGACCTCCGTGGCCCTGACGTGTCGAAGCTCCTTGAACTCGTCTACGTCAACAAGTGGAGCAAGCTGGACATCGGACGAGTGCGCTACGGCACCATGGTGGCCGAAGACGGAGTGGTCTCCGATGACGGCGTCACTGGCCGCCTAGGTGAGTACCACTGGCTCATGACCTGTACCTCATCAGGTGCCGGCGCCGTCTGGGAGATGCTGGAGGACTGGCTACAGACCTACCGTCCCGAGTGGCAAGTCCACGTGACTGCCGTGACCGGCGGCTTGACCAGCATCAACGTGGCCGGGCCGCACTCCCGAACCCTGCTGGAGCGCATCGTGGAAGGCGTCGACCTGAGTGCTGACGCCTTCCCATACTTCAGCGTGCGCCAGGGCACAGTGGCCGGTGTGTCCGACTGCATCATCTGGAGGATCGGATTCACCGGTGAACTCTCCTATGAGGTCCACGTGCCGTCCGGTCATGCACTCCACGTTTGGGAGGAACTCCTCACACAGGGTGAAGATCTCGGCTGCCGTCCGTTCGGTGTCGAAGCCCAGCGGATTCTGCGATTGGAAAAGGGCCACTACATCGTGGGCCAGGACACCGATGGGCTGAGTAAGGCCCCTACAGCCGGCCTCGGTGGACTGGTAAAGCTGGATAAGCCGGACACCATTGGCCTACCCGAGTTGAAAGCCGCCTACGAACGGACCGATCTGCCCATCTTGGTCGGCGTCCAAACCGACGATCCAGAGATCGTCCCGGAAGAGGCCGCACAGATCGTGGACGGCGGCTCGAACACGATCCTGGGACGGATCACTTCGAGCCGAATGTCACCGACCCTCGGACGGTCGGTCTGTCTGGCTCAGGTCGACCCGTCGCTGGCTGCTGCGGGTTCATCCATCACCGTGCTGCTCGCCGACGGGCGGCGGGTCACCGCCACCGTCCAGGAACACCACGCCCATGTCGACCCGGAAGGAGCACGGCAACGTGTCTGA
- a CDS encoding polysaccharide deacetylase family protein, whose product MTGSSARAERRPRRFLPSAAVAAVGVLVAVLAGTAGAKTDDSGTSERVEGLTEYFEEAPGVVHLTFDDGPDQVFTPVLLDLLDRYGAKATFFPLGRNLEPRWEQDDVQDLLSRGHAIGNHSWHHRKLTEHHPFDVAADLERASLLLRDLAGFRPSCWRAPYGERNEMVLAVAGSLGMEHVEWTADPQEWQNPWVPVVLAYLTGKRHDGSTILLHDRKWLSLHIVDAVVPAYSDDGWRFEVVKSCRTGAEREERMATRADGDVPVGLVEGLTKDGDKILLTGWAYDADAPEGGLEVVFNTDGLSPRVVGTTGSGHDFAVVLASPAGVGPICVWVANAGRPRHDTSLGCHRLP is encoded by the coding sequence GTGACCGGATCTTCGGCACGAGCTGAACGTCGACCTCGCCGGTTCCTCCCATCGGCGGCGGTGGCCGCCGTCGGTGTCCTGGTCGCCGTGCTGGCTGGAACGGCAGGGGCCAAGACGGACGACAGTGGTACCTCCGAAAGGGTCGAGGGGCTCACTGAGTATTTCGAAGAAGCCCCTGGTGTGGTCCACCTGACCTTCGACGACGGTCCCGACCAGGTATTTACCCCGGTACTCCTCGATCTCCTCGACCGTTACGGGGCTAAGGCCACCTTCTTCCCCCTCGGTCGGAACCTTGAGCCCCGCTGGGAGCAGGACGACGTGCAGGATCTTCTGAGCCGGGGACACGCCATCGGAAACCACTCATGGCATCACCGGAAACTCACGGAGCACCATCCCTTTGATGTGGCCGCCGACCTCGAGCGGGCCTCGCTGCTACTCCGGGATCTGGCCGGATTCCGACCCTCCTGCTGGCGGGCGCCCTACGGAGAACGAAACGAGATGGTCCTGGCCGTCGCCGGGTCCCTTGGAATGGAACACGTGGAGTGGACAGCCGATCCGCAGGAATGGCAGAACCCGTGGGTGCCGGTGGTTCTGGCCTATCTGACCGGGAAACGTCACGACGGGTCGACAATCCTGCTCCATGACCGAAAATGGCTCTCGCTCCACATCGTGGATGCGGTTGTTCCGGCATACAGCGACGATGGCTGGCGCTTTGAGGTTGTTAAATCCTGCCGGACCGGAGCTGAGCGGGAGGAGCGCATGGCCACACGGGCCGACGGCGACGTTCCCGTCGGTCTGGTTGAAGGCCTGACAAAAGACGGCGACAAGATCCTGCTTACTGGTTGGGCCTACGACGCCGACGCGCCGGAGGGCGGCCTGGAGGTTGTGTTCAACACTGACGGCCTGAGTCCACGTGTAGTGGGAACGACTGGGAGCGGACACGATTTCGCAGTGGTCTTGGCCAGCCCGGCGGGCGTCGGTCCGATTTGTGTCTGGGTGGCTAACGCCGGCCGACCCCGCCACGACACCTCCCTAGGGTGTCACCGCCTGCCCTAA
- a CDS encoding FAD-dependent oxidoreductase produces the protein MGKRPPKYSAGALIKHGLTRGDWPRMWRRPEMRDSYDVVVIGGGLHGLATAYYLAENHGITNVAVVDKGYIGGGGSGRNTAIVRSNYLTPEGVAFYDRSLDLYNTMATDLNLNIMFSRRGHLTLAHTDGALRTMHWRAEVNKLQGIDSSVIDPQEVKKQAPSLDVSPNTRYPIMGALYHPPGGIVRHDAVVWGYARGADHHGVHILQETEVLDINVEGGSGPGGKGAGGRVTGVKTSRGDINSPVVVNCTAGWASLISNMAGVPLPITTHPLQAAVTEPCKVFLPTVVVSGSLHVYVSQTDRGELVFGASVDPVGTYRVNGTLEFTEELAGHVLELMPGISKMRLLRQWSGLCDMTPDYSPVMGFTPVDGYLVDVGWGTYGFKAGPVAGETLAETIATGRTADLIAPFGIERFTEGDLVGEKGAAAVGH, from the coding sequence ATGGGGAAGCGACCCCCGAAGTACTCAGCAGGCGCGCTCATCAAGCACGGCCTGACCAGGGGTGACTGGCCACGGATGTGGCGTCGCCCGGAGATGCGCGACTCGTACGACGTCGTCGTCATAGGTGGTGGTCTCCACGGCTTGGCCACCGCTTACTACCTCGCCGAGAACCACGGCATTACGAACGTCGCCGTCGTCGACAAGGGGTATATCGGTGGCGGCGGATCCGGACGTAACACGGCCATCGTCCGCTCCAACTACCTCACGCCTGAGGGTGTGGCCTTCTACGACCGGTCGTTGGACCTGTACAACACGATGGCCACCGACCTGAACCTGAACATCATGTTCTCCCGGCGGGGCCATCTCACCCTGGCTCACACCGACGGAGCGCTGCGGACCATGCACTGGCGAGCCGAGGTCAACAAGCTCCAGGGCATCGACTCCAGCGTGATTGACCCTCAGGAGGTCAAGAAGCAGGCCCCAAGCCTGGATGTCTCGCCGAACACCCGGTACCCGATCATGGGCGCCCTGTACCACCCCCCTGGCGGGATAGTCCGCCACGACGCCGTCGTCTGGGGGTACGCCCGGGGTGCCGACCACCACGGGGTTCACATCCTCCAGGAGACCGAAGTCCTTGACATCAACGTTGAAGGCGGCTCCGGGCCCGGCGGAAAGGGCGCCGGCGGTCGGGTCACCGGCGTGAAGACCAGTCGCGGAGACATCAACTCTCCCGTGGTTGTCAACTGCACGGCTGGTTGGGCCTCACTGATCTCCAACATGGCCGGTGTGCCTCTACCCATCACCACTCACCCTCTCCAGGCGGCGGTCACCGAACCATGCAAGGTGTTCCTACCGACGGTGGTTGTGTCGGGCTCGCTGCACGTCTATGTCAGCCAGACCGACCGGGGGGAGCTCGTATTCGGCGCCTCCGTTGACCCGGTTGGTACTTACCGGGTCAACGGAACCCTCGAGTTCACCGAGGAACTGGCCGGACACGTACTGGAGCTCATGCCGGGTATCTCGAAGATGCGTCTGCTACGTCAGTGGTCAGGCCTCTGCGACATGACGCCCGACTACTCCCCTGTCATGGGCTTCACGCCCGTGGACGGTTACCTAGTTGACGTTGGCTGGGGTACCTACGGATTCAAGGCCGGCCCGGTGGCCGGCGAAACCCTGGCGGAGACGATCGCCACCGGCCGCACAGCGGACCTGATCGCCCCGTTCGGAATTGAGCGCTTCACCGAGGGAGACCTCGTCGGTGAAAAGGGCGCAGCAGCGGTGGGTCACTAA
- a CDS encoding amidase family protein, giving the protein MDLAALTATEQKALLDAGKASCRELLADCRTRAEMTEPVVNAIPTVHWDTAEDLAGRLDDDPTMLKGTPLRGLVTAFKDLNDTAGVLTTRGSLVFSDHIPTDDAPLVAHVRRSGVVPVGKTNTPEFGKGSHTFNPVLGLTRNPWDPKRSAGGSSGGAAVGLACGSLSIADGSDLGGSLRNPAAFNAVVGFRPTTGSIPLDVHPDPRTDQPIAGPMGRTVADMALLLGVMMSAEVSADPIPTVPRVAFSPDLGDLPVEPPVRAATARAVDALADAGWEVVEACPNLRGADRCFEDLRGLFQTFHLAPLVDDERVKATARYEIRLGLSLDADRIAAAVATEGRIRSDWDRFFVEGQFDAFLSPTTQVSPFPVGMEWVDEIDGVSLDHYTHWMRSCSRITVTGAPSASLPAGFIDGGLPVGIQFAGRRHGDAALVALLAAAEEVFGTAPAPDIGALATLDTKTLPPGPLG; this is encoded by the coding sequence ATGGACCTCGCTGCGTTAACCGCCACCGAGCAGAAGGCGCTGCTGGACGCCGGCAAGGCGTCGTGCCGGGAACTCCTGGCTGACTGCCGGACCCGGGCCGAGATGACCGAGCCGGTGGTCAACGCCATACCAACCGTCCACTGGGACACAGCTGAGGATCTGGCCGGTCGACTCGATGACGATCCGACCATGCTTAAGGGCACCCCTCTGCGCGGGCTTGTCACCGCGTTCAAGGACCTCAACGACACCGCTGGTGTCCTGACCACCCGGGGATCATTGGTCTTCAGCGACCACATACCGACCGACGACGCCCCCCTCGTCGCCCATGTCCGTCGGAGCGGCGTGGTGCCGGTGGGCAAAACCAACACACCTGAGTTCGGAAAGGGCTCCCACACCTTCAATCCGGTGCTAGGTCTGACCCGCAACCCATGGGACCCAAAACGCAGCGCAGGTGGCTCGAGTGGCGGTGCGGCTGTGGGTCTGGCCTGTGGATCTCTCTCAATCGCCGACGGCTCGGACCTGGGTGGCTCGCTCCGGAATCCAGCAGCCTTTAACGCCGTAGTCGGCTTTCGTCCGACCACCGGATCTATTCCCTTGGACGTGCATCCCGATCCCCGGACCGACCAACCGATCGCTGGCCCGATGGGCCGAACGGTGGCCGACATGGCGCTCCTGCTGGGAGTGATGATGTCTGCCGAGGTGTCGGCAGACCCCATCCCGACCGTTCCCCGGGTTGCGTTCTCTCCTGACCTTGGGGACCTTCCGGTGGAGCCCCCCGTCCGGGCGGCAACCGCCCGGGCCGTCGATGCGTTGGCGGATGCTGGCTGGGAGGTGGTGGAGGCCTGCCCCAACCTGAGGGGCGCCGATCGCTGCTTCGAAGACTTGCGCGGCCTTTTTCAGACCTTCCATCTGGCCCCTCTCGTCGACGACGAGCGTGTGAAGGCCACAGCCCGCTATGAGATCCGGCTGGGCCTTTCTCTAGATGCCGATCGGATCGCCGCGGCAGTCGCCACCGAAGGACGTATCCGATCCGACTGGGATCGGTTCTTTGTTGAAGGTCAGTTCGATGCGTTCCTGTCGCCGACTACCCAGGTGTCACCATTCCCGGTCGGCATGGAGTGGGTCGACGAGATCGACGGCGTGTCACTGGACCACTACACCCACTGGATGCGGTCCTGTTCGAGGATCACCGTGACCGGCGCACCGTCGGCGTCCCTGCCGGCAGGATTCATCGACGGTGGCCTTCCTGTCGGGATTCAGTTTGCTGGGCGGCGTCATGGCGACGCTGCCCTAGTGGCCCTTCTGGCTGCCGCTGAGGAGGTGTTCGGCACGGCACCCGCACCCGATATCGGGGCGTTGGCCACCCTTGATACGAAGACGCTCCCTCCGGGCCCCCTGGGCTAA
- a CDS encoding sarcosine oxidase subunit delta: protein MIVVPCPNCGPRNSGDLRNCGELVPRPDPSTASLVEWREYLYMRKNPAGWVTETWYCRGGCRRYFTIERNTATNEIRGQEAS from the coding sequence ATGATTGTCGTACCTTGCCCGAACTGTGGTCCCCGGAACTCGGGCGATCTACGGAACTGCGGAGAGCTCGTTCCCCGCCCCGACCCCTCGACGGCTTCTCTGGTCGAGTGGCGCGAATACCTGTACATGCGGAAGAACCCTGCTGGCTGGGTGACCGAGACCTGGTACTGCCGGGGAGGCTGCCGTCGATACTTCACCATTGAGCGCAACACCGCGACCAACGAGATCCGCGGCCAGGAGGCGTCATGA
- a CDS encoding aromatic ring-hydroxylating dioxygenase subunit alpha codes for MSTSTDAQTAATGTHWTSEEAWVGTRRPILEAHALPAAVYTDPTFYAEEQERVFSTSWVCVGTHDELDAPGSAIVRSVAGRSVILTRNQDGDLRGYFNACRHRGTELLEGDCTLGSTIRCPYHRWTYDRDGSLVATPQFADAGVDRFDPANYGLHKVRVASWQCLLFVCLSDEAPPIENWFGDLDQRLAGYRLAGWRSHFTRDLEFEANWKLVSENFQEYYHLRWVHPELAKVSRVQDHYRYQGIGMYCGQTTTPLSNDERGDWDALPPAEGLSQSDLSSGRFIALFPNVLLSILPNHVFVMRLDPVAPGFTRECCTWLLPPSNTRVADEDFAVTRNFWLDVNAEDIDIVQRGHKGLSTGSYTPGRLSPRFEEPLHRFHNMLADRFVGISRIPVGDETDDQPLYGTGVNPLPWRSVEDQARKVN; via the coding sequence ATGAGTACCTCAACCGACGCGCAGACCGCCGCTACTGGGACCCACTGGACCTCCGAGGAGGCCTGGGTGGGTACCCGCCGCCCAATACTGGAGGCTCACGCCCTCCCGGCCGCCGTATACACCGACCCGACCTTTTACGCCGAGGAGCAGGAGCGAGTCTTTTCCACCTCCTGGGTCTGCGTGGGAACTCACGATGAGTTGGACGCTCCGGGTAGCGCCATCGTGCGATCTGTGGCCGGCCGTTCTGTGATCCTCACCCGCAACCAGGACGGCGACTTGCGCGGTTACTTCAACGCTTGTCGACATCGCGGCACAGAGCTGCTGGAGGGCGACTGCACCTTGGGGTCGACCATCCGCTGCCCCTACCACCGTTGGACCTACGACCGGGACGGAAGCCTGGTGGCCACTCCCCAGTTCGCCGATGCCGGCGTGGACCGATTCGACCCGGCCAACTACGGACTCCACAAGGTACGAGTGGCCTCCTGGCAGTGCCTCCTGTTCGTCTGTCTGTCCGACGAGGCGCCACCGATCGAGAACTGGTTCGGTGACCTCGATCAGCGGCTTGCCGGCTACCGCCTCGCCGGTTGGCGGAGCCATTTCACCCGGGATCTCGAATTCGAAGCCAACTGGAAGCTTGTCTCGGAGAACTTCCAGGAGTACTACCACCTGCGCTGGGTGCATCCCGAACTTGCCAAGGTCTCCCGCGTGCAGGATCACTACCGCTACCAGGGCATCGGCATGTACTGCGGTCAGACGACCACTCCGCTGTCTAACGACGAGCGTGGCGACTGGGACGCCTTGCCTCCAGCCGAGGGGCTCAGCCAGTCCGACTTGTCCAGCGGCCGCTTCATCGCCTTGTTCCCTAACGTGCTCCTCAGCATCTTGCCCAATCACGTCTTCGTGATGCGCCTGGACCCCGTAGCCCCGGGCTTCACCCGGGAGTGCTGCACCTGGCTGCTTCCCCCATCCAACACACGGGTGGCGGACGAGGACTTTGCCGTCACCCGAAACTTCTGGCTAGACGTAAATGCCGAGGACATCGACATCGTCCAACGGGGACATAAGGGTCTGTCGACCGGCAGTTATACGCCGGGTCGCCTCTCCCCACGGTTCGAGGAGCCACTACATCGGTTCCACAACATGCTCGCTGACCGGTTCGTTGGGATCTCACGGATTCCCGTCGGCGATGAGACCGACGACCAGCCGCTCTATGGCACCGGGGTCAACCCGCTTCCGTGGCGCAGCGTCGAGGACCAAGCAAGGAAGGTGAACTAG
- a CDS encoding LysR substrate-binding domain-containing protein produces MRRIDTHGSTDLPSTQGLTTFAIVARHHSFSSAAEELEVGQSAVSHAIRQLERWFGCALFDRDHRGIRLTEEGRILADGVGAGLARVHQAVRDVQSLQDLATEVVTISVSTATASHWLIPRLARFKVAHPEIDVRCVTTDSDRNFDTGTVDLFVPVGRARWPGCQRWPLMEETVYPVCSPEYATSLGPTPWSLGVLMGAELLTLQERHRSRMRWSEWFKALGAGAPDGAGVGVTNDYTVLLHAAMEGQGVGLGWHHLVHDLVKQGRLVRPVTESVTTADPMWLNAPPGRALTSATEVLRDWLLTAD; encoded by the coding sequence ATGAGACGAATTGATACCCATGGGTCAACCGACCTTCCGAGTACCCAGGGGCTAACCACGTTCGCCATCGTGGCTCGACACCACAGCTTCTCCAGCGCCGCGGAGGAACTCGAGGTGGGACAGTCGGCGGTGAGCCACGCCATCCGACAACTAGAACGGTGGTTTGGATGTGCCCTCTTCGATCGCGACCATCGGGGCATTCGCCTCACCGAGGAGGGGAGGATCCTGGCCGACGGAGTGGGAGCCGGCCTGGCCCGCGTCCACCAAGCCGTCCGCGACGTCCAGAGCCTCCAAGATCTTGCCACCGAAGTCGTCACAATCTCGGTCTCCACGGCGACAGCCAGTCACTGGTTAATACCCCGACTGGCCCGGTTCAAAGTGGCACATCCCGAGATCGACGTCCGTTGTGTAACCACCGATTCTGATCGGAACTTCGACACCGGAACGGTCGACCTCTTCGTCCCCGTGGGTCGGGCCCGCTGGCCAGGATGCCAACGCTGGCCACTAATGGAGGAAACTGTCTATCCGGTTTGTAGTCCCGAATACGCGACATCCTTGGGCCCCACCCCATGGTCGCTGGGGGTCCTCATGGGAGCCGAACTCCTAACGCTCCAGGAGCGCCACCGCTCGAGGATGCGGTGGTCGGAGTGGTTTAAGGCACTGGGGGCCGGAGCGCCTGACGGAGCAGGGGTGGGAGTTACAAACGACTACACAGTGCTCCTGCATGCCGCAATGGAAGGTCAGGGGGTAGGCCTGGGCTGGCACCACCTTGTACACGATCTAGTCAAGCAAGGTCGCCTTGTGAGGCCGGTAACCGAATCGGTGACGACCGCTGACCCGATGTGGCTCAACGCTCCACCAGGACGGGCCCTCACCTCGGCAACCGAAGTGCTGCGCGACTGGCTCCTTACCGCAGACTGA
- the upp gene encoding uracil phosphoribosyltransferase, whose translation MPELHVVNHPLVSHKLTQMRRTETPSERFRQLLTETSLLLAYEVTRELPLRSVRITTPMTDTDQPELVEEPVVVSILRAGNGLLDGVLRVIPSARVGHVGLYRDHETLEAVEYYCKLPPLEGRTVIVVDPMLATGNSASAALDRVKRDGPAAIRFLCLLAAPEGIAALQDTHPDVAIWTAAVDECLNEVGYIVPGLGDAGDRIFGTS comes from the coding sequence ATGCCAGAACTGCACGTCGTCAACCACCCCCTGGTCAGCCACAAGCTGACCCAAATGCGGCGGACCGAGACACCCAGTGAGCGGTTCCGGCAGTTGCTGACCGAGACCAGCCTCCTCCTGGCCTACGAGGTAACACGTGAACTGCCACTGCGAAGCGTCCGAATCACTACACCGATGACCGACACAGATCAGCCCGAATTGGTCGAAGAGCCCGTGGTCGTGTCGATACTGCGTGCTGGTAACGGGCTACTCGACGGTGTTCTCAGGGTTATCCCCTCGGCCCGGGTGGGCCACGTCGGCCTTTACCGGGACCACGAAACCCTCGAGGCGGTCGAGTACTACTGCAAGCTCCCACCACTGGAGGGACGGACGGTCATCGTCGTCGACCCGATGCTGGCCACCGGAAACTCAGCGAGCGCCGCCCTCGACCGAGTAAAGCGAGACGGGCCTGCCGCCATCAGATTTCTTTGCCTCCTGGCCGCTCCTGAGGGGATCGCAGCTCTTCAAGACACCCACCCGGATGTCGCCATCTGGACCGCGGCGGTCGACGAGTGCCTAAACGAGGTCGGCTACATCGTGCCGGGCCTCGGCGACGCCGGTGACCGGATCTTCGGCACGAGCTGA